In the genome of Sorangium aterium, one region contains:
- a CDS encoding phospholipase D-like domain-containing protein translates to MSSGLAYIGDSHGILSACRDLIEAAERSVVLQMYLFAANGDQTTLLPRPGAFPYADTVADWLIAKKRARPDATVVVILDSNTPANPALTRRRGALVRRRLADAGVLVLNACLFGARFDRRRRLLPRMNFHLDHARVAIEDWVEHQNRWQVLHNVEDHRKNLVIDGGRAGAITSHNFIDAAFDWHENLFWLTGAVARRLWRVAMAAIDEALTLPQAIGDEGRAALHALVAGAARASHAARGPDDPGTEVASPTPTLAPVPGYAGGLRVPLPPPGALTVAGDETCALVEHEAIRARLTELFDGAAAGDELLVATTYLSDLPVLDALERAAARGARVRVLIDSIDALPLPPAAAWLIRNLVNHHGITRAIEAEARWPDRFALRVHDSRGGAMMHLKTAARLGARPMLVGGQANFTPNSFSRAWIETDLETRDPAFVAAFAAHFERLWELPASRRTSSGPGSWTRSALLGAFELLGLRP, encoded by the coding sequence GTGAGCTCCGGGCTCGCGTACATCGGCGACAGCCACGGCATCCTCTCCGCGTGCCGCGACCTCATCGAGGCCGCCGAGCGGAGCGTCGTCCTGCAGATGTACCTCTTCGCGGCGAACGGCGACCAGACGACGCTGCTGCCGCGCCCGGGCGCGTTCCCCTACGCCGACACGGTCGCCGACTGGCTGATCGCCAAGAAGCGCGCGCGTCCCGACGCGACCGTCGTGGTGATCCTGGACAGCAACACGCCCGCGAACCCCGCCCTGACGCGCCGCCGCGGCGCGCTCGTGCGGAGGCGCCTCGCGGACGCGGGCGTCCTCGTGCTGAACGCCTGCCTGTTCGGCGCGCGGTTCGACCGGCGCCGCCGGCTCCTGCCCCGGATGAACTTCCACCTCGACCACGCGCGCGTCGCGATCGAGGACTGGGTCGAGCACCAGAACCGCTGGCAGGTGCTGCACAACGTCGAGGACCACCGGAAGAACCTGGTGATCGACGGCGGGCGCGCCGGCGCGATCACGTCGCACAACTTCATCGACGCGGCGTTCGACTGGCACGAGAACCTGTTCTGGCTCACGGGCGCCGTGGCCCGCCGGCTCTGGCGCGTCGCGATGGCGGCGATCGACGAGGCGCTCACCCTCCCGCAGGCGATCGGCGACGAGGGCCGCGCCGCGCTCCACGCGCTCGTCGCAGGCGCCGCGCGCGCCTCGCACGCCGCGCGCGGGCCCGACGATCCCGGGACGGAGGTCGCCTCCCCGACGCCAACGCTCGCGCCGGTGCCGGGGTACGCCGGCGGCCTGCGCGTCCCCCTCCCCCCGCCCGGCGCGCTCACCGTCGCGGGCGACGAGACGTGCGCGCTCGTCGAGCACGAGGCGATCCGCGCGCGCCTCACGGAGCTGTTCGACGGCGCGGCGGCGGGCGACGAGCTCCTCGTCGCGACGACGTACCTCTCGGACCTGCCGGTGCTCGATGCGCTCGAGCGCGCGGCGGCGCGCGGCGCCCGGGTGCGCGTGCTGATCGACTCCATCGACGCGCTCCCGCTGCCCCCAGCGGCCGCGTGGCTCATCCGCAACCTGGTCAACCACCACGGGATCACCCGCGCGATCGAGGCCGAGGCGCGGTGGCCCGACCGCTTCGCGCTGCGCGTGCACGACTCGCGCGGCGGGGCGATGATGCACCTCAAGACCGCGGCGCGGCTGGGCGCTCGGCCGATGCTCGTGGGCGGCCAGGCCAACTTCACGCCCAACTCGTTCTCGCGCGCCTGGATCGAGACCGACCTCGAGACCCGCGATCCGGCCTTCGTGGCCGCGTTCGCTGCGCACTTCGAGCGGCTCTGGGAGCTGCCCGCCTCGCGGCGCACGTCGAGCGGCCCGGGGTCGTGGACGCGCTCGGCGCTGCTGGGCGCGTTCGAGCTGCTCGGCCTCCGGCCCTGA
- a CDS encoding diiron oxygenase, which yields MSLQLSADPALPGHEGSPRTPLHDGEAAAREDRLHAAVRRRWDRIDWTRPIPADALVIPEAHYMDVAGLGLTERQRVAINRLFACFTCELFIHFEGYVIRYLERSAHRAPYLSAPVIARFVAEERTHAEMFRRLLHRLRPDLYPTDAAPPRFLRWGRGDDAALRLAPAGTFFLLAWYFEEITLFVPRAIEARPDQSAALVAEIMALHAREEAPHVAIDERVLLHLNERCPRWLAAIQTALALPFLVYVDGVVGDAWRRLVAAAGSELGLDASQRRRLGGRAPTQSDRWGTESFTRKLEGRGLAGARPLCWALRRALRADAA from the coding sequence GTGAGCCTCCAGCTCTCCGCCGATCCCGCGCTCCCCGGCCACGAAGGCAGCCCTCGAACGCCGCTCCACGACGGAGAGGCCGCCGCGCGCGAGGACCGGCTGCACGCGGCGGTGCGCCGGCGCTGGGACCGCATCGACTGGACGCGCCCGATCCCGGCCGATGCGCTGGTGATCCCTGAGGCGCACTACATGGACGTCGCGGGCCTCGGCCTCACGGAGCGCCAGCGCGTCGCGATCAACCGGCTGTTCGCGTGCTTCACGTGCGAGCTGTTCATCCACTTCGAGGGCTACGTGATCCGGTACCTCGAGCGGTCGGCCCACCGCGCGCCGTACCTGTCCGCGCCCGTCATCGCCCGCTTCGTCGCCGAGGAGCGCACGCACGCGGAGATGTTCCGCCGGCTCCTGCACAGGCTCCGGCCGGATCTCTACCCGACCGACGCGGCGCCGCCGCGCTTCCTGCGCTGGGGCCGCGGCGACGACGCGGCGCTGCGCCTCGCCCCGGCCGGCACCTTCTTCCTGCTCGCGTGGTACTTCGAGGAGATCACGCTCTTCGTGCCGCGGGCGATCGAGGCCCGGCCCGACCAGAGCGCGGCGCTCGTCGCCGAGATCATGGCCCTGCACGCGCGCGAGGAGGCGCCGCACGTCGCCATCGACGAGCGCGTGCTCCTGCACCTGAACGAGCGCTGTCCGCGCTGGCTCGCCGCGATCCAGACGGCCCTCGCGCTGCCCTTCCTCGTGTACGTCGACGGCGTGGTCGGCGACGCCTGGCGCCGCCTCGTGGCCGCGGCCGGGAGCGAGCTGGGCCTCGACGCGTCGCAGCGGCGGCGGCTCGGCGGGCGCGCCCCGACGCAGTCCGATCGCTGGGGCACCGAGAGCTTCACGCGCAAGCTGGAGGGCCGCGGGCTCGCGGGAGCGCGGCCCCTCTGCTGGGCGCTGCGCCGCGCGCTGCGCGCGGACGCCGCGTGA
- a CDS encoding MFS transporter, which yields MEAAVTSHKPVEPAVPARAALPEQGAEPPRRGASSEAPGEAASSGVAAAPDAAAGGAGRGLWISSTYFAEGLPYAIAHKVAGEFFTAAGASLEIIGLTSLYGLPWNLKFLWSPLVDLHGSPRRWLVGAEIALVAIVLGLAAAAHSGAIWLVAALFGAVAVAAATHDIAVDGFYLQALDKDAQAAFSGLRVGAYRLALLAGALLVAFAGWASFGAAFGVAAGGLALLAIAHAAGLPRPAATPGAGAAPGATGLRRYVEPFRAYLRQPKIASSLAFILCYRAGDALMFAMSSPLLKSLGLDTAARGNVGGVGTVASIAGSILGGVIIKRWGLSRTIFPIALVQSSAILLYVALAWARPALPWLVALVTLEQLAAGVGTAVLAVFLMRRCVDGYKSSHFAIGSALMSVSATFAGSLSGYLAASVGFTAFFAIAFAASIPGVVLSRLVPRE from the coding sequence GTGGAGGCTGCCGTTACATCCCACAAGCCCGTCGAGCCCGCGGTCCCGGCGCGCGCCGCGCTGCCCGAGCAGGGAGCGGAGCCGCCGAGGCGTGGCGCCTCCTCGGAGGCGCCCGGCGAGGCCGCGTCGTCCGGCGTGGCGGCGGCGCCCGACGCCGCGGCGGGCGGGGCGGGCCGGGGCCTGTGGATCTCGTCGACCTACTTTGCCGAGGGCCTGCCCTACGCGATCGCGCACAAGGTGGCGGGGGAGTTCTTCACGGCGGCGGGGGCGAGCCTGGAGATCATCGGGCTGACGTCGCTCTACGGGCTCCCGTGGAACCTCAAGTTCCTCTGGAGCCCGCTGGTCGACCTCCACGGCAGCCCGCGGCGCTGGCTCGTCGGGGCCGAGATCGCGCTCGTCGCGATCGTCCTCGGGCTCGCCGCGGCGGCGCACAGCGGCGCGATCTGGCTCGTGGCGGCGCTGTTCGGGGCGGTCGCCGTCGCCGCGGCGACGCACGACATCGCGGTCGACGGCTTCTACCTGCAGGCGCTCGACAAGGACGCGCAGGCGGCGTTCTCCGGGCTGCGGGTCGGCGCGTACCGGCTCGCGCTGCTCGCGGGCGCGCTCCTGGTGGCGTTCGCGGGCTGGGCGTCCTTTGGCGCGGCGTTCGGCGTCGCGGCAGGCGGGCTCGCGCTGCTCGCGATCGCGCACGCCGCGGGGCTTCCGCGCCCGGCCGCGACGCCCGGAGCCGGCGCCGCGCCAGGAGCGACCGGGCTGCGGCGCTACGTCGAGCCGTTCCGTGCGTACCTCCGGCAGCCGAAGATCGCGTCGAGCCTGGCGTTCATCCTCTGCTACCGGGCAGGCGACGCGCTCATGTTCGCGATGTCGTCGCCGCTGCTGAAGAGCCTCGGCCTCGACACGGCGGCGCGCGGCAACGTGGGCGGGGTCGGGACGGTCGCCTCGATCGCCGGCTCGATCCTCGGCGGGGTGATCATCAAGCGGTGGGGGCTCTCGCGGACCATCTTCCCGATCGCGCTCGTGCAGAGCTCGGCGATCCTGCTGTACGTGGCGCTCGCGTGGGCGCGGCCGGCGCTCCCGTGGCTCGTCGCGCTCGTCACGCTCGAGCAGCTCGCCGCCGGCGTCGGGACGGCGGTGCTCGCGGTGTTCCTCATGCGGCGCTGCGTGGACGGGTACAAGTCGTCGCACTTCGCGATCGGGTCGGCGCTCATGTCGGTCTCCGCGACGTTCGCCGGCAGCCTGAGCGGCTACCTGGCCGCCAGCGTGGGGTTCACCGCGTTCTTCGCGATCGCGTTCGCGGCGTCGATCCCGGGGGTCGTCCTGTCGCGCCTGGTGCCGCGCGAGTAG
- a CDS encoding CPBP family intramembrane glutamic endopeptidase, giving the protein MQEPTSAFSEPKARADRALSLVSLGLLALQAALDAPAFPKATLAAAAAAALVALLAARVAQGPARAVAALVACIVVAMRLGVVWQLAMVLALAAYAGLSRLAPALRPPEGWRAAGGLPKRWTALVGGVTPVALVGWLAFARPDLRDITGSELLQVSTPVLIAGGAVFAVLNATLEEVIWRGVLQPSLAAAWGARVAVVLQAASFGAQHAHGFPRGLLGVFLAGSWAVMLGLLRQRSRGLLAPVLAHIVADATIAALVIGMLR; this is encoded by the coding sequence ATGCAAGAGCCCACGTCCGCCTTCTCCGAGCCGAAGGCGCGCGCCGACCGCGCGCTGAGCCTGGTCTCCCTCGGCCTCCTGGCGCTCCAGGCCGCGCTCGACGCGCCCGCGTTCCCGAAGGCGACGCTCGCCGCCGCCGCGGCCGCGGCCCTCGTGGCGCTGCTCGCGGCCCGCGTGGCGCAGGGCCCGGCGCGCGCCGTCGCGGCGCTCGTGGCGTGCATCGTGGTGGCGATGCGCCTCGGCGTCGTCTGGCAGCTCGCCATGGTCCTTGCGCTCGCGGCCTACGCCGGCCTCTCGCGGCTCGCGCCCGCGCTGCGTCCGCCCGAGGGCTGGCGCGCGGCCGGCGGGCTCCCGAAGCGCTGGACGGCGCTCGTCGGCGGCGTCACGCCGGTCGCGCTCGTCGGGTGGCTCGCGTTCGCCCGGCCCGACCTCCGCGACATCACCGGCTCGGAGCTGCTCCAGGTGTCGACGCCGGTGCTCATCGCGGGAGGCGCGGTCTTCGCCGTGCTGAACGCCACGCTGGAGGAGGTGATCTGGCGCGGCGTGCTCCAGCCCAGCCTCGCGGCGGCGTGGGGCGCGCGCGTCGCGGTGGTCCTGCAGGCCGCCTCGTTCGGCGCGCAGCACGCGCACGGGTTCCCGCGGGGGCTGCTCGGCGTCTTCCTGGCGGGCAGCTGGGCCGTGATGCTGGGCCTCCTGCGGCAGCGCTCCCGCGGGCTCCTCGCGCCCGTGCTCGCGCACATCGTCGCGGACGCGACGATCGCCGCCCTGGTGATCGGCATGCTCCGCTGA